In a genomic window of Muntiacus reevesi chromosome 1, mMunRee1.1, whole genome shotgun sequence:
- the ABHD17A gene encoding alpha/beta hydrolase domain-containing protein 17A has protein sequence MNGLSVTELCCLFCCPPCPGRIAAKLAFLPPEPTYSLVPEPEPGPGGAGAAPSGNLRALAGTPGRWKLHLMERADFQYSQRELDTIEVFLTKSSRGNRISCMYVRCVPSARYTVLFSHGNAVDLGQMSSFYIGLGTRINCNIFSYDYSGYGMSSGKPSEKNLYADIDAAWQALRTRYGISPDSIVLYGQSIGTVPTVDLASRYECAAVVLHSPLTSGMRVAFPDTKKTYCFDAFPNIEKVSKITSPVLIIHGTEDEVIDFSHGLALYERCPKAVEPLWVEGAGHNDIELYSQYLERLRRFISQELPSQRA, from the exons ATGAACGGCCTGTCAGTGACCGAGCTTTGCTGCCTCTTCTGTTGCCCGCCCTGCCCTGGCCGCATTGCCGCTAAGCTCGCCTTCCTGCCTCCGGAGCCCACCTACTCGCTGGTGCCTGAGCCTGAGCCCGGGCCTGGTGGGGCTGGGGCTGCCCCCTCAGGGAACCTGCGGGCCTTGGCTGGCACCCCTGGGCGCTGGAAGCTCCACCTGATGGAGCGTGCCGACTTCCAGTACAGCCAGCGCGAGCTGGACACCATCgaggtcttcctgaccaagaGCAGCCGGGGCAACCGCATCTCCTGCATGTACGTGCGCTGTGTACCTAGTGCCAG GTACACAGTTCTGTTCTCGCACGGCAATGCAGTGGACCTGGGCCAGATGAGCAGCTTCTACATCGGCCTGGGCACACGCATCAATTGCAACATCTTCTCCTACGACTACTCTGGTTACGGCATGAGCTCGGGCAAACCCTCCGAGAAGAACCTTTACGCTGACATTGATGCCGCCTGGCAGGCCCTGCGCACCAG GTACGGCATCAGCCCGGACAGCATCGTCCTGTACGGGCAGAGCATCGGCACGGTGCCCACCGTGGACCTGGCCTCGCGCTACGAGTGCGCCGCGGTGGTGCTGCACTCGCCGCTCACCTCGGGCATGCGCGTCGCCTTCCCCGACACCAAGAAGACCTACTGCTTTGACGCGTTCCCCAA CATCGAGAAGGTGTCCAAGATCACGTCGCCGGTGCTCATCATCCACGGCACGGAGGACGAGGTGATCGACTTCTCTCACGGGCTGGCACTCTACGAGCGCTGCCCCAAGGCCGTGGAGCCTCTGTGGGTGGAGGGCGCCGGGCACAACGACATCGAGCTCTACAGCCAGTATCTGGAGCGCCTCCGCCGCTTCATCTCCCAGGAGCTGCCCAGCCAGCGCGCCTAG